In Nostoc edaphicum CCNP1411, a genomic segment contains:
- the pstA gene encoding phosphate ABC transporter permease PstA gives MAKKSLPLPTLVLWTIALFVSAVFCWILGDIVWHGVGHISWEFLTTEPRNAGREGGIAPILISTCLILGVCMAVSLPLGVGTAVLLAEFTATESVFGRLVRRSLDVLAGVPSIVFGLFGNAFFSIHLGLGFSILSGGLTLACMVLPILIRSAEAGLRAVPADYRLGAAALGLSRTTTLGKLLLPAATPGLVVGLVLGIGRAIAETAALIFTSGYVDRMPESLLDSGRSLSIHIFDLSMNVAGGDANAYASALVLLILLLLVNSIATWTARFWLGRRITS, from the coding sequence ATGGCTAAAAAATCGCTTCCACTACCTACTCTTGTGCTTTGGACGATCGCTTTATTTGTCAGTGCCGTTTTCTGCTGGATTTTAGGCGATATCGTGTGGCACGGTGTAGGGCACATTTCCTGGGAATTTTTGACAACTGAACCTCGGAATGCGGGACGAGAGGGAGGAATTGCCCCGATTCTGATTTCTACTTGTCTGATATTGGGCGTTTGTATGGCGGTTTCTCTCCCCCTTGGTGTTGGTACTGCCGTACTGTTAGCCGAGTTTACAGCCACTGAAAGTGTCTTTGGGCGTTTAGTGCGTCGCAGTTTGGATGTGTTGGCGGGAGTCCCATCTATTGTTTTTGGCTTGTTTGGTAACGCCTTTTTCTCGATTCACTTGGGATTAGGCTTTTCGATTTTGTCCGGTGGGTTGACTTTGGCTTGTATGGTGTTGCCCATACTGATTCGTTCCGCAGAAGCAGGACTTCGGGCTGTTCCGGCTGATTACCGATTAGGGGCTGCGGCTTTAGGATTATCACGCACTACCACATTAGGTAAATTGCTATTACCAGCAGCGACACCTGGATTAGTTGTGGGTTTGGTTCTGGGAATTGGCAGAGCGATCGCTGAGACAGCCGCACTGATTTTTACCAGTGGTTATGTAGATCGAATGCCAGAGTCATTACTTGATTCTGGGCGATCGCTATCGATTCACATTTTCGATTTATCAATGAATGTTGCTGGTGGAGATGCTAACGCCTACGCCTCTGCCTTGGTGTTGTTGATTTTATTGTTGCTGGTAAATAGTATCGCAACGTGGACAGCCCGATTTTGGTTAGGTAGGAGGATTACATCTTAA
- a CDS encoding ArsR/SmtB family transcription factor — MNFKNASSTDFCARQLKALADTTRLSVVKILMEGPKHVGELNAVLKLEQSLLSHHLKILREAGFVEATRDGKAVLYHFVPTIRQVNTGKAIDLGCCLLCFE, encoded by the coding sequence ATGAACTTTAAAAATGCATCATCTACAGACTTTTGCGCCCGTCAACTTAAAGCTTTAGCAGATACGACACGTCTATCTGTTGTGAAAATTCTCATGGAAGGCCCGAAACACGTCGGAGAACTGAATGCTGTCTTGAAGCTAGAGCAGAGTTTGTTATCCCACCATTTGAAAATTTTGCGAGAAGCAGGTTTTGTGGAGGCGACACGAGATGGCAAGGCAGTACTTTATCATTTTGTACCGACGATTCGACAGGTCAACACTGGTAAAGCAATTGATTTAGGCTGTTGTCTGCTCTGTTTTGAATAA
- a CDS encoding class I SAM-dependent methyltransferase, which yields MNKRRDNVPFDPYYFEKLTYLGVNLLPSDTFRHIFQTNHWRGANSISGEGASRRQTQQIEAQLPALLKTLQVEVLLDLPCGDFSWMQFIDLPISSYIGADIVPELITENQKRYGSKKCQFLTLNLTSDPLPRANILLCRDCFVHLSIADIFLALDNIKSSQIGYLLTTTFLHCEDNDDITTGDWRLLNLEKQPFNFPTPLLVIHEQCTEGGGLYKDKSLGLWQVQDITLV from the coding sequence ATGAACAAACGACGAGACAATGTTCCTTTCGATCCTTACTACTTTGAAAAGCTCACATATCTAGGTGTGAACTTACTGCCCAGCGATACCTTCCGGCACATCTTCCAAACGAATCATTGGCGTGGAGCTAATTCAATTTCAGGGGAGGGTGCTAGTAGAAGACAAACACAACAGATTGAAGCTCAACTTCCAGCATTACTTAAAACATTACAAGTAGAGGTACTTCTCGATCTCCCCTGCGGAGATTTCAGTTGGATGCAGTTCATAGACTTACCTATTTCAAGTTACATCGGCGCAGATATTGTACCTGAACTGATTACTGAGAACCAGAAGCGTTACGGAAGTAAAAAGTGTCAGTTTCTGACATTGAATTTAACAAGTGATCCTCTACCAAGAGCAAACATATTGCTATGCCGAGATTGCTTTGTGCATCTTTCAATAGCAGACATTTTTTTAGCTCTCGATAATATTAAAAGTAGCCAAATTGGTTATCTACTAACAACTACCTTCCTCCATTGTGAAGACAACGATGATATCACGACAGGTGACTGGCGTTTACTAAATTTGGAAAAACAACCTTTTAATTTCCCTACACCTCTATTAGTGATACATGAACAATGTACTGAGGGAGGTGGCTTATATAAAGATAAGAGCTTGGGATTGTGGCAGGTGCAAGACATTACGTTGGTTTAG
- a CDS encoding IS630 family transposase: MIFLREINPLSLKLLERIYRQSRYHQVRQRAHFLMLACQGIELEKLMTIFNVSYKTIYNWINRWESEGMVGLYNKPGRGRKRIFRPEQEAEIREWAKQEPRQLKKTLEKIKSEWDIEVSTETIKRILRNFYMSWHRMRRDVGGEPDPIEYKEKSAQLTELKRLEDEGKINLYYLDETGFCLIPSVPYGWQNIGEYLTIPSRRSSRLNVLGIMNRNNHLETYVSTQSINSDVIIACIDAFFTQVDKPTVIVVDQSSIHTSGIILDKIEEWSERGITIFQLPSYSPELNLIEILWRFIKYQWIEIDAYKNWQAFVASVEKILREFGKNYVINFV, encoded by the coding sequence ATGATTTTTTTGAGAGAAATCAATCCGCTTTCTTTGAAACTACTGGAGCGCATCTATCGCCAAAGTCGATATCATCAGGTGCGGCAAAGAGCGCATTTCTTAATGCTAGCCTGTCAGGGAATAGAGTTAGAAAAATTAATGACAATATTTAATGTTAGTTATAAGACAATATATAACTGGATAAATCGTTGGGAATCGGAGGGAATGGTAGGACTGTATAATAAACCGGGGAGAGGGAGAAAACGAATATTTAGGCCAGAACAAGAAGCAGAAATTAGAGAGTGGGCGAAACAAGAACCAAGACAACTAAAAAAGACGCTAGAAAAAATTAAATCAGAATGGGATATTGAAGTTAGCACTGAAACGATTAAAAGAATATTGAGAAATTTTTATATGAGTTGGCATAGAATGCGACGAGATGTTGGAGGAGAGCCAGACCCTATAGAATACAAAGAAAAATCAGCACAGTTAACAGAGTTAAAACGATTAGAAGATGAAGGTAAAATTAATTTATATTACTTAGATGAAACCGGATTTTGTCTCATTCCTTCTGTTCCTTATGGATGGCAAAATATCGGAGAGTATTTAACTATTCCTAGTCGCCGTAGTTCGCGCTTGAATGTTTTAGGAATCATGAATCGAAATAATCACCTTGAAACTTATGTTTCAACTCAAAGTATTAATTCGGATGTAATTATTGCTTGCATTGATGCGTTCTTTACTCAGGTAGATAAACCGACCGTGATTGTTGTTGATCAATCCTCTATTCATACCAGTGGGATTATTCTTGATAAAATTGAAGAATGGTCAGAACGTGGTATTACCATCTTTCAATTACCCTCCTATTCACCTGAGTTAAATTTGATTGAAATTTTGTGGCGATTCATCAAGTATCAATGGATTGAAATTGATGCTTACAAAAATTGGCAAGCTTTTGTAGCATCTGTGGAAAAGATTCTTCGAGAGTTTGGTAAAAACTATGTAATTAATTTTGTTTAG
- a CDS encoding IS630 family transposase — MSIDEMTGIQATERLEKDLPMRPGKVEIREFEYIRHGTQSLIASFDVATGQIVQPTCSDTRTEVDFTLHVRRTIETDPDAKKWHLIMDCLNTHQSESLVRLVAQIEGLNIDLGIKGESGILKSMKSRTTFLSDPTHRIVFHYTPKHSSWLNQIEIWFSILVRKLLRRASFVSQDDLKNRILKFIDYFNQTMAKPFKWTYKGKVLAI; from the coding sequence ATATCCATTGATGAAATGACAGGTATTCAAGCCACTGAACGCTTAGAAAAAGACTTACCAATGCGACCTGGTAAAGTTGAAATAAGGGAATTTGAGTACATCCGTCACGGTACACAAAGTTTAATTGCCAGTTTCGATGTTGCTACTGGTCAAATTGTCCAGCCGACTTGTTCAGATACAAGAACAGAAGTTGATTTTACCCTTCATGTTCGCCGAACAATTGAAACTGACCCAGATGCCAAAAAATGGCATCTGATTATGGATTGCCTGAACACTCATCAGTCTGAATCCCTGGTTCGTTTAGTTGCACAAATTGAAGGTTTGAATATTGACCTGGGTATTAAGGGAGAAAGTGGAATCCTCAAATCAATGAAATCCCGCACTACTTTCTTGAGTGATCCAACACACCGAATTGTGTTTCATTACACACCTAAACATTCCTCGTGGCTCAATCAAATTGAGATTTGGTTCAGTATTTTGGTTCGCAAGTTACTCAGAAGAGCCAGTTTCGTCAGTCAGGATGATTTGAAAAATCGCATCCTCAAGTTTATCGACTACTTTAACCAAACAATGGCTAAACCTTTTAAGTGGACATATAAGGGCAAAGTTTTGGCTATTTAA
- a CDS encoding bifunctional diaminohydroxyphosphoribosylaminopyrimidine deaminase/5-amino-6-(5-phosphoribosylamino)uracil reductase RibD: protein MDDKFMLAALAQSRKALLECLPNPPVGCVIVHSGKIVAAGYTHSPGKHHAEADALTQIQGQDLQKLQMYVTLEPCSFQGRTPSCALAIAKDPRIQEIYISIVDPDPRNNGKGLDILKEAGKTVHVGLFADEVNAFLQRYLLK from the coding sequence ATGGATGATAAATTTATGTTAGCTGCTTTAGCTCAAAGCAGAAAAGCTTTACTAGAATGCTTACCTAACCCACCAGTAGGTTGTGTAATCGTCCATTCTGGCAAGATAGTAGCAGCAGGATATACGCATTCCCCCGGAAAACATCATGCTGAGGCTGATGCACTAACCCAAATTCAAGGTCAAGATTTGCAAAAATTGCAAATGTACGTTACTCTTGAACCTTGTTCTTTTCAGGGACGCACACCTTCTTGTGCTTTGGCGATCGCTAAAGATCCACGCATTCAGGAAATATATATCTCGATAGTTGATCCAGATCCTCGCAATAACGGTAAAGGATTAGATATTCTCAAAGAAGCAGGGAAAACAGTTCATGTCGGCTTATTTGCTGATGAAGTGAATGCTTTTCTTCAACGATATTTATTAAAGTGA
- a CDS encoding DUF7219 family protein, whose protein sequence is MNQSQGEDKNKFLYPRGRYYGQVKPENLVFNANLQEFAQKVGMITSLESNGKLDPEDAYQQIKGLWKQLKHSKKELGIGEEPSATA, encoded by the coding sequence ATGAACCAGTCTCAGGGAGAAGACAAAAATAAATTCCTTTACCCTCGTGGTCGCTACTACGGACAAGTTAAACCAGAAAACTTAGTGTTTAATGCTAACTTGCAAGAATTTGCTCAAAAAGTTGGCATGATCACCAGTTTAGAAAGCAATGGTAAGCTTGACCCAGAAGATGCTTATCAGCAAATTAAGGGACTTTGGAAACAGTTAAAGCATAGTAAGAAGGAACTGGGAATTGGTGAGGAGCCATCGGCAACAGCCTGA
- a CDS encoding NAD(P)-binding domain-containing protein, whose amino-acid sequence MTTTTDLDFAAREALRLLGPDPENWVSDRADIDHNVTIVGGSGSGSTFAFALRRAGIGRVTVIDEALDEVHAGVWLTRARMKKLRTPKNLPGPELGIPALSFQAWYEARHGVEAYTAIDRIPRVAWAEYLSWYRHFLGIPVRYQTKLVRIEPDADFFRLHLEVNGVAQVETTRKIIFANGVAGTGGPNIPPVLASLPRTLYAHTSDKIDFNNLRGKTVAVLGAAASAFDAAGVALESGAKAVHLFARRPAIASLPVNRLRGYPGAYYNYPQLPDAARWFQAWRFNQVGSTPPPDAIERVIAFSNFHLHLSAPWKSAHNQGDRIVAQVNDDVFEFDFAIAGTGYFVDPTKRPELAEFAHHIALWRDRYDAPADQRDDQLSTHPYLGSAHEYQEKVPGNAPYLKDIHVFNPAGFVSFGLPIGDVPSIRRDVPAVVARISHDLFFADWSLHEARITSGNISPDFDTSLYADAVWKQQAKVTVS is encoded by the coding sequence ATGACAACAACGACTGACCTCGATTTTGCCGCTCGTGAGGCGTTGCGCCTACTCGGCCCCGATCCCGAAAACTGGGTGAGCGATCGCGCAGATATTGACCACAATGTGACGATAGTAGGCGGTAGTGGCAGTGGCAGCACCTTCGCATTTGCCCTGCGGCGTGCCGGCATTGGCCGCGTGACAGTAATCGATGAGGCTCTTGACGAAGTTCATGCTGGCGTGTGGCTGACGCGGGCGCGGATGAAAAAGCTACGCACACCGAAAAACCTGCCAGGGCCAGAACTGGGTATTCCGGCACTATCATTTCAAGCTTGGTATGAGGCGCGGCACGGTGTTGAGGCATACACAGCGATTGACCGCATTCCACGAGTGGCGTGGGCTGAGTACCTCAGTTGGTATCGGCATTTTCTGGGCATTCCAGTTCGGTATCAGACGAAGTTGGTGCGGATTGAGCCGGACGCAGATTTCTTCCGTCTACACTTAGAAGTGAACGGTGTGGCGCAGGTGGAAACCACACGTAAAATTATCTTCGCCAACGGTGTAGCTGGCACTGGTGGCCCAAATATACCGCCTGTATTAGCATCTCTGCCACGCACCTTATATGCACATACATCTGATAAAATCGACTTCAACAACCTACGTGGCAAAACAGTAGCAGTGCTGGGTGCTGCGGCCTCGGCCTTTGATGCGGCAGGAGTGGCATTGGAATCAGGCGCTAAGGCAGTACACCTGTTCGCACGACGGCCAGCGATCGCATCTCTACCAGTCAATCGCCTCCGAGGTTATCCTGGCGCTTACTATAACTATCCGCAACTACCTGATGCAGCTCGCTGGTTCCAAGCTTGGCGGTTTAATCAGGTTGGTTCTACGCCACCACCAGACGCAATCGAGCGGGTAATAGCGTTTTCTAACTTCCACTTGCACTTATCTGCACCGTGGAAATCTGCTCACAATCAAGGCGATCGCATCGTCGCTCAGGTAAATGATGATGTTTTCGAGTTCGATTTTGCGATCGCTGGTACTGGTTACTTTGTTGACCCGACAAAGCGGCCGGAACTCGCCGAATTTGCACATCATATCGCCCTCTGGCGCGATCGCTATGATGCCCCAGCCGACCAGCGTGACGATCAACTCAGCACCCACCCTTACCTTGGCAGCGCCCATGAATACCAAGAGAAAGTACCTGGCAATGCCCCCTACCTGAAAGACATCCATGTGTTCAATCCTGCTGGCTTCGTAAGCTTCGGTCTGCCCATCGGTGACGTACCTAGTATCCGACGCGATGTGCCAGCAGTAGTGGCACGCATCAGCCACGACTTATTCTTTGCTGACTGGTCATTACACGAAGCCCGGATCACTAGCGGTAACATTTCGCCAGACTTCGACACATCATTGTATGCAGATGCGGTGTGGAAACAGCAAGCTAAGGTGACAGTCAGCTAA
- a CDS encoding ABC transporter ATP-binding protein → MTSSKTSNIFGRLDPFEVSINKPNSFVSNVWRLRHWMAPYRWRIALALLFAMLSATSAVLIPVVVSRVVVDGILMHNYRTDLPDYGQTALIQWLATTLNTEQIIAAALVGLLWVLLWSGFGYAFRSQLSYAALLGLSDLRRDLFAHVEHLPSAFYDRVMVGQVLTRIANDIESLSELLTGVGALAGELIPLIVAVSVMLSLDAMLAVKLSPLMLFVAGVIVIFRLYSSSIYQVIRATLSRLNEHLHEHLSGIEIVQMSGREALSFQQYSAINQANKVAETKAIMAETVYNPIIDNISYLAIASILWLGGQHVLNQTTTLGSVVLFLQFSDMLFRPIVALGDQANAVFRAAAACERIFGLLDWKESLSVPLQPIPLPEGLEGRIEFRDLNFCYENGETVIRHFNFTVAPGENIAIVGPTGSGKTTLTRLICRFYDVPENSLFIDGIDIMQIDPAQIRKRVGIIFQDFHLFPGTVYDNIALGNPTITREDARKAAELIQTLDFIEALPLGFDTVLEDRGQNLSQGQRQLLAFTRVIALNPEILILDEATASIDPETEAAIQAALVKVTANRTSITIAHRLQTIRRADRIVVLNHGQLVEVGNHKELMLRNGFYKTLYEAQLYKRRRENTSSRLTQDV, encoded by the coding sequence ATGACATCATCAAAGACCTCTAACATTTTTGGTCGGCTTGACCCCTTTGAAGTATCAATCAATAAGCCTAACTCCTTTGTCAGCAATGTCTGGCGACTGCGGCACTGGATGGCTCCGTATCGCTGGCGCATTGCGTTAGCTCTGCTGTTTGCAATGCTTTCGGCTACATCTGCCGTTTTGATACCAGTTGTAGTAAGCCGGGTGGTAGTGGACGGGATCTTGATGCATAATTACCGGACTGATCTACCAGATTATGGACAAACGGCATTAATCCAATGGTTAGCAACTACATTAAACACTGAACAAATAATTGCTGCCGCCCTTGTTGGTTTACTTTGGGTACTACTGTGGTCTGGCTTTGGGTATGCCTTCCGCTCTCAGCTGTCTTATGCGGCACTGTTGGGTTTGAGTGACTTGCGCCGCGATTTGTTTGCCCATGTCGAGCATTTGCCATCTGCTTTTTACGATCGGGTTATGGTTGGGCAGGTATTGACCCGGATTGCTAACGATATCGAGAGTTTGTCCGAACTTTTGACTGGTGTCGGTGCGTTGGCTGGAGAATTGATTCCATTGATTGTTGCTGTAAGCGTAATGTTGTCTTTGGATGCGATGCTTGCCGTAAAACTATCACCTTTGATGTTGTTTGTGGCGGGTGTAATCGTAATTTTTAGACTTTATTCTAGTTCGATCTATCAGGTCATCCGTGCCACCTTATCGCGTCTCAACGAGCATTTGCACGAACACTTATCGGGAATTGAAATTGTGCAAATGTCCGGGCGAGAAGCATTGAGCTTTCAACAGTACTCTGCGATTAACCAAGCCAATAAAGTAGCCGAGACTAAGGCTATCATGGCAGAGACTGTATACAATCCGATCATCGACAACATATCCTATTTAGCGATCGCTAGTATCTTGTGGTTAGGTGGGCAACACGTACTAAACCAGACTACTACCCTGGGATCGGTCGTGTTGTTCTTGCAATTTAGCGATATGTTGTTCCGTCCGATTGTGGCTTTGGGGGATCAAGCAAATGCGGTGTTTCGAGCGGCGGCAGCCTGTGAACGCATATTCGGGTTGTTGGACTGGAAGGAATCTTTGTCCGTGCCGTTGCAACCTATACCTTTACCTGAAGGTTTGGAAGGTCGAATTGAGTTTCGCGATCTGAATTTTTGTTATGAAAACGGCGAAACAGTTATTCGTCACTTTAATTTTACTGTAGCACCAGGAGAAAACATTGCCATTGTCGGGCCCACTGGTTCTGGCAAGACAACATTGACGCGGCTCATCTGTCGTTTCTACGATGTGCCTGAAAATAGCTTATTCATAGATGGCATCGATATCATGCAGATAGATCCTGCACAGATCCGCAAGCGTGTAGGTATTATCTTTCAAGACTTTCACCTTTTCCCTGGTACTGTCTATGACAACATCGCCTTGGGTAATCCAACTATTACGCGGGAAGATGCTCGAAAAGCCGCTGAACTAATACAGACCCTAGATTTCATTGAAGCCTTGCCACTAGGCTTTGATACGGTATTGGAAGACCGTGGCCAAAATCTATCGCAAGGACAACGCCAGTTATTAGCGTTTACTCGTGTCATTGCCTTAAATCCTGAAATTCTGATTCTGGATGAAGCCACTGCTAGTATTGATCCGGAAACTGAAGCTGCTATACAAGCAGCTTTGGTGAAAGTAACAGCCAACAGAACTTCTATCACCATTGCCCACAGATTACAGACTATTCGCCGAGCAGACCGCATTGTGGTTTTAAATCATGGTCAACTAGTGGAGGTAGGAAACCACAAGGAATTAATGCTTCGTAATGGTTTTTATAAAACCCTCTATGAAGCGCAATTGTACAAGCGTAGACGTGAAAACACATCATCCCGCCTAACTCAGGATGTCTAA
- a CDS encoding GNAT family acetyltransferase: MADIEIRTFELTDESAVIALWIRCGLTRPWNDPKRDIERKLCVQPHLFLVGTTGQKLIATVMAGYEGHRGWINYLAVAPQYQRQGIGRLMILEAEQLLVEAGCPKINLLVRTTNSEVIRFYERLGYVVDDVISLGKRLESDES; the protein is encoded by the coding sequence ATGGCAGATATAGAGATCCGAACTTTTGAACTTACTGATGAGTCTGCCGTCATTGCCTTATGGATACGGTGTGGTTTAACTCGACCCTGGAATGATCCCAAAAGGGACATTGAGCGAAAGCTTTGTGTACAACCCCATCTTTTTCTTGTAGGTACAACTGGGCAGAAGCTTATAGCAACAGTTATGGCAGGGTATGAGGGGCATCGAGGTTGGATAAATTACCTTGCAGTTGCCCCACAATATCAGCGTCAAGGAATTGGAAGGTTGATGATTTTAGAAGCCGAACAACTTCTTGTGGAAGCAGGTTGTCCGAAAATTAATTTGCTAGTGCGGACTACAAATAGCGAAGTTATTAGATTTTATGAACGTTTGGGATATGTTGTTGACGATGTTATCAGCTTGGGCAAACGTCTTGAATCCGATGAGTCATGA
- a CDS encoding phosphate ABC transporter substrate-binding protein — translation MKQLKTLAFITVGFTICLGLLSCTQSSKTATQPTNQLQGKLVLTGSSTVAPLAAEIGKQFESEHPDVRVDVQTGGSSRGIADARTGVANIGMASRSLKEEEKDLQAFAIARDGIGIILHKENSIKSLSNQQVIDIYTGKINNWQQVSGKNAPITVVNKAEGRSTLELFLGYFKLKNSDIKSSVVIGDNQQGIKTVAGNPNAIGYVSIGTAEFSINNGDAIKLLPLNGVAATTENVRNGKFPLSRPLNLVTKTQPAGLDRAFIEFAQSPQVHEIVKKQDFVPVSK, via the coding sequence ATGAAACAACTCAAAACCCTAGCATTTATTACTGTCGGTTTCACAATTTGCTTGGGACTACTATCTTGTACGCAATCTTCAAAAACAGCGACTCAACCAACCAATCAATTACAGGGAAAGTTAGTTTTAACAGGCTCTAGTACAGTAGCACCGTTGGCAGCAGAAATTGGTAAGCAATTTGAATCAGAACATCCTGATGTCCGAGTGGATGTGCAAACAGGAGGTTCATCTCGCGGTATTGCTGATGCGCGTACAGGCGTTGCTAACATTGGGATGGCATCTCGTAGCCTCAAAGAGGAGGAGAAAGACTTACAAGCTTTTGCTATTGCCCGCGATGGAATTGGCATTATTTTGCATAAAGAAAATTCCATAAAATCCCTCTCAAATCAACAAGTTATCGATATTTACACTGGTAAGATTAACAACTGGCAACAAGTTAGTGGCAAAAATGCACCGATTACAGTTGTCAACAAAGCTGAGGGACGTTCTACGCTGGAATTGTTTCTTGGCTACTTCAAACTTAAGAATAGCGATATCAAATCATCGGTTGTGATTGGGGACAATCAGCAAGGCATTAAGACAGTAGCAGGTAATCCTAACGCCATTGGATATGTATCTATTGGTACTGCTGAATTTAGTATCAACAACGGCGATGCGATTAAGTTATTGCCTTTGAATGGAGTCGCAGCCACCACAGAAAATGTCCGAAATGGAAAGTTTCCACTTTCCCGTCCCCTGAATTTGGTTACTAAAACTCAGCCGGCAGGGTTAGATCGAGCATTTATTGAGTTTGCACAGTCGCCGCAAGTCCATGAAATTGTTAAAAAGCAAGATTTTGTCCCCGTCTCAAAGTGA
- a CDS encoding phosphate ABC transporter ATP-binding protein, with protein sequence MNKSQLRQNSRLSLPSMQTEQLSLYYGKKAAFRDVTMPLAAGKITALVGPSGCGKTSFLSCLNRLTDLIPHTKVVGSIRLDGLEILNNRIDVIALRRRVGTIFQKPNPFPFSIWKNLAFPIQEHGIKNREKLDWLIETTLQDVGLWNEVKDRLHTSALSLSGGQKQRLCIARALVLQPEVLLFDEPCSALDPISSGVVEDLIASLRGRYTVVIVTHNLAQARRIGDYAALFWVQAEMGRLIEYGTVEQIFTAPQNDLTAGYVNGIRG encoded by the coding sequence ATGAACAAATCGCAACTTAGACAAAATTCTCGGTTATCTCTGCCTTCAATGCAAACCGAGCAGCTGAGTTTATATTATGGCAAAAAAGCTGCTTTTAGAGACGTAACCATGCCGCTCGCAGCAGGCAAGATTACCGCACTGGTGGGGCCTTCTGGTTGTGGCAAAACCAGTTTTTTGAGTTGTCTCAATCGCTTGACTGATTTAATACCTCATACCAAAGTTGTAGGAAGCATTCGTTTAGATGGGTTAGAAATTCTTAATAATCGGATAGATGTGATCGCCCTACGTCGGCGTGTGGGTACAATCTTTCAAAAGCCCAATCCTTTCCCCTTCTCAATCTGGAAGAATCTGGCATTTCCAATACAAGAACACGGGATCAAAAACCGCGAAAAACTTGATTGGCTGATTGAAACCACACTCCAAGATGTCGGACTGTGGAACGAAGTCAAGGATCGACTTCATACCTCTGCCTTATCTCTGTCTGGCGGACAAAAGCAGCGTTTGTGTATTGCTCGTGCTTTAGTTCTGCAACCAGAAGTTTTATTATTTGATGAACCCTGTAGTGCCCTCGATCCGATTTCTAGTGGGGTAGTTGAGGATTTAATTGCCAGTTTGCGAGGACGTTACACAGTGGTAATTGTCACCCACAACCTCGCTCAAGCTAGACGCATTGGCGATTACGCTGCCCTGTTTTGGGTACAAGCAGAAATGGGAAGATTAATCGAGTATGGTACAGTCGAACAGATTTTTACCGCACCACAGAACGATTTGACGGCTGGTTATGTGAATGGTATTCGCGGGTAG